In the Paenibacillus pabuli genome, one interval contains:
- a CDS encoding helix-turn-helix domain-containing protein: MTKPKNDIICDYDSATNNSAREGLPIRNSSVFRKFLISYVIILVIPSIGGYMSYRTSISVTQSISIENGITQLEKGQEILERRMAEVEGFTRQLAVNQELNVLMNERDNETNVYGIWRAMENVLTFGQTNDFLQNYYIYLANYNLILTPGSSYRPNHYYADFHYTDLSLEEWMNQVLKQMHRSQIKPLSSYVSRGQQTSVITYMQSLPLDSFNNSSPAVAVVVIDEKMIVGLLSSLTDRYGGWVHISDAEGKTIALKGSGEPEMAKMISDPNFDSSKVSQFYEDDLVITTQSDSNGWVYQAGIPRDLLLENANKIKKMSMLITGGTLFIGLVVGLVLAYRHSAPINRLLSVMKEQFGRDDGTSRNEFDFLSGNIADMITKNKLLESELNRQLPLVRDAFLKRLISGEFKSRDEILSAAEQADIRLHQGAGYAGLVQIKGYGSMDNVEVLNELNASRLLLKQALSDLGVNVLMTDWGSDKVATLFFSTDEESDTQRTVEDITQTMENLAQVVFNEYRITIQSGFGDHFSSVTEVSVSFDQANQALEYAIYMNERGMIWSSEAQTENTTYYYPLDSEQRLITTIRAGELEEAKRIVEAIMVQNMEQRELSMEMKHQLIGEMKGTFIKLLDQKAFTEYDSIENVKRRVIDIGASEPLETVKSELYAIMEELCGLIANKKKDVHSQIVKQIKAYTAEMYSDAELTLYRVAEHVERPEKYISQLFKEYTGVNFSDHLIKVRMDQAMILLRDSNYTVDEIAARVGTTVHIPSGAPLND, translated from the coding sequence TTGACTAAGCCAAAAAATGATATAATCTGTGATTATGATAGCGCTACCAATAACTCGGCGAGGGAGGGGTTGCCCATTCGGAATTCCAGTGTTTTTCGGAAATTTCTCATTTCATATGTCATCATTTTGGTCATACCCAGCATTGGTGGCTACATGTCTTATCGGACTTCGATCTCGGTAACGCAGTCCATTTCCATTGAGAATGGGATTACTCAGCTTGAGAAGGGCCAAGAAATATTGGAACGGCGCATGGCTGAAGTCGAAGGTTTTACCAGACAGCTTGCCGTGAATCAGGAACTGAACGTCCTAATGAATGAAAGGGATAACGAAACGAATGTATATGGCATATGGCGAGCCATGGAGAATGTGCTGACGTTTGGACAGACGAATGATTTCCTGCAAAATTATTATATTTATTTAGCCAATTATAATTTAATTCTTACCCCGGGTTCCTCCTACAGGCCGAATCATTATTATGCCGATTTTCATTATACAGATCTATCCCTGGAGGAATGGATGAATCAAGTATTAAAACAAATGCATCGGAGTCAGATCAAGCCGCTCAGTTCCTATGTCAGCAGAGGCCAGCAAACTTCGGTCATTACATATATGCAGTCCCTGCCTCTGGACAGCTTCAACAATTCCTCGCCAGCGGTAGCTGTCGTTGTTATTGATGAGAAAATGATCGTAGGGCTGCTGTCCAGTTTGACGGATCGATATGGCGGCTGGGTTCACATCAGCGATGCAGAAGGGAAAACAATTGCCTTGAAGGGCAGCGGAGAACCTGAGATGGCCAAGATGATCTCTGATCCGAATTTCGACTCAAGCAAGGTTAGTCAGTTCTATGAGGATGATCTGGTCATCACGACGCAATCGGATTCAAACGGCTGGGTGTACCAGGCGGGAATACCGCGTGACCTTCTTCTCGAAAATGCGAACAAAATCAAGAAGATGAGTATGCTCATTACTGGAGGAACGCTATTCATCGGACTGGTCGTTGGGCTTGTGCTTGCCTATCGTCATAGCGCACCGATCAATCGATTGCTTAGTGTGATGAAGGAACAGTTCGGGAGAGATGACGGGACATCCAGGAATGAGTTCGATTTTCTGAGTGGAAACATCGCGGATATGATCACCAAGAACAAGCTGCTGGAGTCAGAGTTGAATCGCCAGCTGCCACTTGTAAGGGACGCGTTTCTGAAGCGCCTGATATCAGGTGAGTTCAAATCGCGGGACGAAATCCTTTCGGCTGCCGAACAGGCAGATATCCGTTTGCATCAGGGAGCGGGATATGCCGGTCTCGTTCAGATCAAAGGTTATGGCAGCATGGATAACGTTGAAGTCCTGAATGAGCTGAATGCTTCTCGGCTGCTGCTGAAGCAGGCCCTGAGCGACCTTGGAGTTAATGTACTGATGACCGATTGGGGATCAGATAAAGTGGCCACTTTATTTTTCTCCACGGATGAGGAATCGGACACCCAACGTACCGTAGAAGATATTACGCAGACCATGGAGAATCTGGCACAGGTTGTGTTTAATGAATACCGGATCACCATCCAGTCGGGATTCGGCGATCACTTCTCGTCCGTGACGGAGGTCAGTGTTTCCTTCGACCAAGCCAATCAGGCACTTGAATATGCCATCTACATGAACGAGAGGGGCATGATATGGAGCAGTGAAGCCCAGACCGAAAATACAACCTATTATTATCCGCTCGACTCGGAGCAGCGGCTGATTACGACGATCCGGGCCGGAGAGCTTGAGGAGGCCAAGCGGATTGTTGAAGCAATCATGGTTCAGAACATGGAGCAGCGAGAGTTATCCATGGAAATGAAACATCAACTGATTGGCGAGATGAAGGGAACCTTTATCAAGCTGCTTGATCAAAAGGCATTTACGGAATACGATTCCATTGAGAACGTCAAACGGCGGGTTATTGACATTGGGGCTTCAGAGCCGCTTGAAACCGTCAAGTCTGAATTGTACGCAATTATGGAAGAGCTGTGTGGACTGATTGCAAACAAGAAGAAGGATGTCCATAGTCAAATCGTTAAACAGATCAAAGCATATACCGCAGAGATGTATTCGGATGCCGAGCTTACCCTGTATCGCGTCGCCGAACACGTCGAGCGGCCTGAAAAATACATTTCCCAACTGTTCAAGGAGTATACGGGGGTTAATTTTTCTGATCATCTGATCAAAGTGCGAATGGATCAGGCGATGATCCTGTTAAGGGATAGTAATTATACCGTGGACGAAATAGCAGCAAGAGTGGGTACAACAGTTCACATTCCTTCCGGCGCGCCTTTAAACGATTGA
- a CDS encoding X2-like carbohydrate binding domain-containing protein, producing MGKRMAMALLVFIIAAVQFGFTGTKGRVVEAAADTTLAEKPYMGWSSYSMQVYDPSVKWTSAESIKKQSDAMREKLQAHGYEYINIDAGWNGDNDEYGRPIPNKELYPNGFQEVIDYVHNNGQKIGIYLIPGLSIDAYNKNLEIYGTGGACRMQDIAYQPLTVMDAWNAYTYKIDFSNPCAQKYIDSIADLLGEWGINFVKFDSVTPGSGINNLSRDARGDVEAWSKALARHNIWFELSWALDHNYVDFWKKHGNGWRIDWDVEAYDSNVGLTQWANIARLFPIAALWWRDAGPGGWNDFDSLNVGNGSMDGLTKDERKTAMTFWAISSAPLYTGNDMTRLDSYGLELLTNDEVIAVNQAGRPAHPVSIDTQQQVWYANNGDGTYSVALFNLGNRSAEVNVNWSDIGLEGSASVRDLWSHSELGTFNEGFSSGLLEPHASRMLKVKALSGTSTVNDDDTGMRYNGDWKRNGGKEQLEGSQDLSIAIQDSTGNERANADTASDSNVADEPAAVPSFSGDDATVTEVVYVNDDDSEIQYTGSWNSNAGRSFGDFNDDVHYTEKDGDYFEYTFTGTGIELLTEKHREQGDMSIILDNGEAELVSAYTDGEREVQQVLYSNTDLPSGTHTLKVVKASGQYMLLDALKVIREKEAVGQNSTIIPTAADFDKAVDQQTDVKVTLNLNGNTLTGVEYDGGHLGEDDYDVVDNTLTIKKQYLRQLPVGTTKLNVVFRAGDPQTLAIKVIDTSGIRFAMINNDDPAIKYSGNWSRSTGRAFGDYKDDVHYAEQNGDYFEYEFRGTGIQFFTEVDPSQGDMDIYVDGEFKETVSAYRDGRLAQQKVYSISGLPDGLHTLKAVKKSGRFMLLDFLKVEIPNIIEPVSAVFDKAESAKADIEVTLLQEPESFKKIMNGSHELVKGTDYEVSGDKVMLKKSYLAAQPLGTLNLRFVFGGDYLNDVHYSAVNGDSFEYVFKGTGISMITPTGPQQGEVEIYIDGNLVQTVDTYSQGRKNGQEIYSISGMTGGVHTLKAVKKSGELMLTDQLKFTIAAGDSGPTNPTNPTNPTNPSGPAVPSNPGGPSTPVVQPPVNPAPETGTGEEPAGNPDDQTTRHEAYMNGYKDGLFKPNNKITRAEMATLLAKVYEKDAAPSGVTFSDVDSSHWAAEAIDKAAKMGLMQGYKDGTFKPNQSLTRAEMASLAVSLAPDTAKAGGGFSDIGSHWAKEAILKAQGLGILTGYKDGTFRPNAELTRAEAVVVINRALGRGPLTGVSQPQWKDVSPSHWAFGDIEEASVDHVSKRAAGGGEQWVE from the coding sequence ATGGGTAAAAGGATGGCGATGGCTCTTCTGGTGTTCATCATTGCAGCAGTTCAGTTTGGTTTTACAGGAACCAAAGGTCGTGTGGTTGAAGCGGCGGCAGATACAACATTGGCCGAGAAACCGTACATGGGCTGGAGCAGCTACAGTATGCAGGTGTATGACCCTTCCGTAAAATGGACATCCGCGGAGAGCATCAAGAAGCAATCGGATGCCATGCGAGAGAAGTTACAGGCCCATGGCTATGAATATATCAACATTGATGCGGGATGGAACGGAGATAATGATGAATACGGAAGACCGATTCCTAACAAAGAGCTGTACCCGAACGGATTCCAGGAGGTCATTGATTATGTTCATAACAATGGTCAGAAGATCGGAATCTATTTGATTCCCGGTTTATCTATTGATGCATACAACAAAAACCTTGAGATTTATGGGACGGGCGGAGCTTGCCGAATGCAGGATATTGCATATCAGCCGCTTACCGTGATGGATGCTTGGAATGCGTATACCTACAAGATTGATTTCTCAAATCCATGTGCTCAGAAGTACATTGATTCCATCGCTGATCTTCTGGGCGAGTGGGGTATTAACTTTGTCAAATTCGACAGCGTGACTCCAGGATCAGGAATTAACAATCTGAGCCGGGATGCACGGGGAGATGTGGAGGCTTGGTCCAAGGCTTTGGCAAGGCATAATATCTGGTTCGAGCTTTCATGGGCACTGGACCACAACTACGTGGATTTCTGGAAAAAACACGGCAACGGCTGGCGTATCGACTGGGATGTCGAAGCGTACGACAGCAATGTGGGTCTGACACAGTGGGCTAATATTGCACGCCTGTTTCCGATCGCCGCACTTTGGTGGCGTGATGCAGGGCCTGGCGGATGGAATGATTTTGACTCACTAAACGTTGGCAATGGTTCCATGGATGGGCTCACCAAGGATGAGCGAAAAACGGCCATGACATTCTGGGCGATCTCCTCTGCGCCGTTGTATACAGGGAATGACATGACCAGGCTGGACAGCTATGGACTTGAACTTCTTACCAATGACGAAGTGATTGCTGTCAATCAGGCTGGACGTCCGGCCCATCCGGTATCGATTGATACCCAGCAGCAGGTATGGTATGCCAATAACGGGGACGGAACGTACAGTGTGGCTCTGTTTAACTTGGGTAACCGGAGTGCTGAGGTCAACGTCAATTGGAGCGATATCGGTCTGGAAGGATCGGCGTCCGTCCGTGACCTGTGGAGCCATTCCGAACTGGGTACCTTTAACGAAGGATTCAGCAGTGGTTTATTGGAGCCTCATGCTTCACGAATGCTAAAGGTCAAGGCACTGAGCGGAACATCGACTGTGAATGACGATGATACAGGTATGCGCTATAACGGAGATTGGAAGCGAAATGGAGGCAAGGAGCAATTAGAGGGTTCGCAGGACCTGAGCATAGCGATTCAAGATTCCACAGGCAATGAGAGAGCGAATGCGGATACAGCAAGCGATTCCAATGTGGCAGATGAACCGGCTGCTGTACCTTCCTTTTCAGGAGACGATGCCACGGTTACCGAGGTGGTCTACGTCAACGATGACGACAGTGAGATACAATACACAGGTTCATGGAATTCGAATGCCGGCAGAAGTTTCGGAGACTTCAATGATGATGTGCATTATACGGAAAAAGACGGCGACTATTTTGAATACACGTTCACAGGCACAGGCATCGAGCTGCTGACAGAGAAGCATCGAGAGCAGGGAGATATGAGCATTATTCTCGATAATGGAGAGGCAGAACTGGTAAGTGCGTATACCGATGGAGAAAGGGAAGTTCAGCAGGTATTGTACAGCAACACAGATCTGCCAAGTGGAACACACACCCTGAAGGTTGTTAAGGCATCGGGCCAATACATGCTTCTGGATGCACTCAAGGTAATCAGGGAAAAAGAGGCTGTTGGGCAGAACAGTACAATAATTCCAACTGCTGCAGACTTCGACAAGGCAGTGGATCAGCAGACAGATGTAAAAGTCACGTTAAACCTGAACGGCAATACGTTAACTGGTGTGGAGTATGATGGGGGTCATCTCGGCGAAGATGACTATGATGTCGTTGACAACACGTTAACGATCAAGAAACAATACCTCAGACAGCTGCCCGTGGGGACAACGAAGTTAAACGTGGTATTTAGGGCGGGTGATCCTCAGACGCTGGCGATTAAGGTTATTGATACTTCAGGAATCCGATTTGCCATGATTAATAACGACGATCCCGCAATTAAGTATAGCGGCAATTGGTCACGCAGCACAGGTAGGGCATTTGGCGACTATAAGGATGATGTGCATTACGCCGAGCAGAATGGCGATTATTTTGAGTACGAATTTAGGGGAACCGGTATTCAGTTTTTTACGGAAGTCGATCCGTCCCAGGGTGACATGGATATTTACGTGGATGGTGAGTTCAAGGAAACGGTAAGTGCTTACCGTGACGGACGTTTGGCACAGCAAAAGGTTTATAGTATTTCAGGGCTGCCAGATGGACTGCACACACTTAAAGCCGTGAAAAAGTCGGGACGGTTCATGCTGCTTGACTTTCTTAAGGTGGAGATTCCCAATATCATAGAGCCGGTGAGCGCTGTTTTTGACAAAGCTGAATCTGCGAAAGCCGATATTGAAGTGACCCTTTTACAGGAACCGGAAAGTTTCAAGAAGATTATGAATGGGTCACACGAGCTGGTTAAGGGAACCGACTATGAGGTATCAGGGGATAAGGTGATGCTCAAAAAATCCTATCTTGCTGCGCAACCTCTCGGCACGTTGAACCTCCGTTTTGTTTTTGGCGGCGATTACCTCAATGATGTTCATTATTCGGCGGTAAATGGTGATTCCTTTGAGTATGTCTTCAAAGGTACCGGCATAAGTATGATTACTCCTACAGGGCCACAGCAGGGTGAGGTGGAGATCTACATCGATGGAAACCTCGTGCAAACGGTGGACACGTACAGTCAGGGACGTAAAAATGGGCAGGAGATATACAGCATATCGGGTATGACAGGTGGTGTGCATACGCTGAAGGCTGTTAAAAAGTCCGGTGAGCTCATGCTCACGGATCAACTGAAATTCACGATTGCTGCTGGGGACAGCGGGCCAACGAATCCAACCAATCCAACCAATCCAACCAATCCATCAGGGCCTGCTGTACCTTCCAATCCAGGTGGACCGTCAACTCCTGTTGTACAGCCTCCGGTTAATCCTGCTCCGGAAACAGGTACGGGAGAGGAACCTGCCGGGAACCCGGATGATCAGACGACTCGGCATGAGGCGTATATGAACGGTTATAAGGACGGCCTGTTTAAACCGAATAACAAGATCACCCGCGCAGAGATGGCAACCCTACTCGCCAAAGTATACGAAAAAGATGCTGCACCATCAGGTGTCACATTCAGTGATGTGGATTCTTCCCATTGGGCAGCAGAAGCCATCGACAAGGCTGCGAAGATGGGACTGATGCAAGGTTACAAGGATGGTACATTTAAACCGAACCAGTCATTGACCCGTGCAGAGATGGCAAGTCTGGCTGTGAGCCTGGCTCCGGATACCGCCAAGGCGGGTGGCGGATTCTCTGATATCGGCAGTCATTGGGCTAAGGAAGCCATTCTGAAAGCTCAAGGCCTGGGAATTCTGACGGGTTACAAGGATGGCACCTTCCGGCCGAATGCTGAGTTGACACGAGCGGAAGCCGTTGTTGTCATTAACCGGGCGTTGGGAAGAGGACCGCTTACTGGAGTTTCGCAGCCTCAGTGGAAGGATGTTTCACCTTCACATTGGGCTTTCGGAGATATTGAAGAAGCGTCCGTTGATCATGTATCGAAGCGTGCTGCAGGTGGCGGAGAACAATGGGTGGAATAG